The proteins below are encoded in one region of Prevotella melaninogenica ATCC 25845:
- a CDS encoding helix-turn-helix domain-containing protein, with product MKPISSVIIFLLLVCSAVWAGFDSYHCAETAIVQDMNQALSKTLAGKREAWITPDTIQSYRQYLQIGDLKSRSFVSYALGDDSHSLRSRQMRWQSGGHSLLFQSYADCSFATVWGLSDQRLPFAFLLLALVWMVTSIVYFRRHRAGRLVLGRMVYAASDHSFRDWHGEKIAFTPMQQQLMELFINATDRKLSKAVICETLWPKKPDASETLYTLIRRLKPIVSERCGLKIVADRGDGYRLASDSSSKKMSDSLS from the coding sequence ATGAAACCTATATCGTCAGTTATCATATTTTTGTTACTCGTTTGCTCGGCAGTATGGGCTGGCTTTGACAGCTATCACTGTGCTGAAACGGCTATTGTGCAGGATATGAATCAGGCTTTGTCGAAGACACTCGCTGGGAAACGTGAGGCGTGGATTACGCCCGATACCATACAAAGTTATCGGCAATATTTACAGATAGGTGACCTCAAGAGTCGTTCGTTTGTGTCATACGCGTTGGGTGATGATAGTCATTCGTTGCGCAGTAGACAGATGAGGTGGCAGTCAGGTGGTCATTCGCTTTTATTCCAAAGTTATGCTGATTGTTCCTTCGCTACGGTATGGGGCTTGTCAGATCAGCGTTTACCCTTTGCTTTCCTATTGTTAGCCTTGGTTTGGATGGTTACATCTATCGTGTATTTTCGTCGTCATCGTGCAGGCAGATTGGTGCTGGGTAGGATGGTATATGCCGCTTCTGACCATAGTTTTCGTGACTGGCATGGGGAGAAAATAGCCTTTACACCGATGCAACAGCAACTCATGGAGCTGTTTATCAATGCAACTGATAGAAAGTTGTCGAAGGCAGTTATCTGTGAAACGCTTTGGCCTAAGAAACCCGATGCAAGCGAAACTCTCTACACACTTATCCGCCGTTTGAAGCCTATTGTCAGTGAGCGTTGCGGATTAAAGATTGTGGCTGATAGGGGTGATGGATACCGATTGGCTTCTGATTCATCTTCAAAGAAAATGTCGGATAGTCTTTCTTAA
- a CDS encoding glycoside hydrolase family 27 protein yields MIEQLSKLRKSLLFIAAFLLASLHMTATNRDSLALTPPMGFMTWNKYKEDINEQLIRQIADKMAADGYAEAGYKYIFIDDAWQGGRDKRNNIIPDPKKFPSGIKALADYVHSKGLLLGIYSDAAQLTCAGYTASYDFEEQDAKTFAEWGIDYLKYDYCHAPSDSAIAHKRYKKMADALQNSGRKIALGVCEWGQLNPEMWARQAGGSLWRVSFDVRDMWKDIVKQGGMGIIDIINITEPLYKYAGPSHWLDMDMLVVGLDGKGGPSSDLGGVGCTYTEYQTQMSMWCMFASPLAVSHDILNENAETRHILLNKEIIAINQDALGEAAHRVDFPGACRVYLRNLNGNRQAIAIMNPSDTPQRVQLPLSILGNAKEYNFRDVWEHKTSRQRKAWQATLQPHETKVFTVTTR; encoded by the coding sequence ATGATTGAGCAACTATCTAAACTTCGTAAATCACTTTTGTTTATTGCAGCCTTTCTGCTGGCTTCATTGCACATGACTGCTACTAATCGTGACTCTTTAGCACTGACACCTCCAATGGGTTTTATGACTTGGAACAAATATAAGGAGGACATCAACGAACAGCTTATCCGACAAATTGCTGACAAGATGGCGGCTGATGGCTATGCTGAAGCTGGATATAAATACATCTTCATTGATGATGCATGGCAGGGAGGACGCGACAAACGCAATAATATCATACCAGACCCTAAGAAGTTCCCAAGCGGAATAAAGGCACTCGCAGACTATGTTCACTCAAAGGGTTTGCTGCTCGGTATCTACTCTGATGCTGCTCAGCTCACTTGTGCTGGTTACACTGCCAGTTACGATTTTGAGGAACAAGATGCCAAGACCTTTGCTGAATGGGGAATTGACTATCTGAAATACGACTACTGCCACGCACCTTCTGACAGTGCTATTGCCCACAAACGCTATAAGAAGATGGCTGATGCGCTACAAAATTCAGGTCGTAAGATTGCCTTGGGTGTCTGCGAATGGGGACAGTTGAATCCTGAGATGTGGGCTCGTCAGGCTGGTGGTTCACTCTGGCGTGTGAGCTTTGACGTACGTGATATGTGGAAAGACATCGTGAAGCAGGGAGGTATGGGTATCATTGATATCATCAACATTACCGAACCACTTTACAAATACGCAGGACCGAGTCACTGGCTCGACATGGATATGCTCGTCGTTGGACTCGACGGAAAGGGTGGACCATCAAGCGATTTAGGTGGTGTAGGCTGTACTTATACAGAATATCAGACACAGATGTCTATGTGGTGCATGTTCGCTTCACCATTGGCAGTAAGCCACGACATCTTAAACGAGAACGCTGAAACACGTCACATCCTCCTCAATAAGGAGATTATTGCTATCAATCAAGATGCGCTTGGCGAGGCAGCCCATAGAGTTGACTTTCCTGGTGCATGTCGTGTGTACCTCAGAAACCTAAACGGAAACCGTCAGGCAATTGCCATCATGAATCCTTCTGACACCCCTCAGCGTGTTCAGTTGCCACTTTCTATCCTCGGTAATGCGAAGGAATACAATTTCAGAGACGTATGGGAGCATAAGACAAGCCGCCAACGTAAGGCGTGGCAAGCTACCTTACAACCTCATGAAACAAAGGTTTTTACGGTTACAACACGCTAA
- a CDS encoding AEC family transporter, with protein MKAIEILFPVFFMMFLGWLSHRRGWVTAGQNEGAKSLVFNILFPLLVFHVLVKAELSTNFIYEILFLDAAWILVYLIGKSIAKPISGRYARLAPFLLMTCEGGSVALPLYIALVGAEHAVNIITFDVAGILINFGLVPALITRQTSKDVAFLPMAKRIITAPFIVAVIVGILVNMSGLYQWLMENELHRIYDGTMNMAMTPIASIILFTLGYGFHLRAAQLKPLLALTVVRLVLCGAIVGAFFLLFPELMAVKIFLVGVLLYFACPTGFPVPLQIESLCKDEDDESFMSAFISIFIVVAMVVYTLITLLLI; from the coding sequence ATGAAAGCTATAGAGATTCTTTTTCCTGTCTTCTTTATGATGTTCCTCGGTTGGTTGAGTCACAGAAGAGGTTGGGTAACAGCAGGACAGAACGAAGGAGCGAAGTCATTGGTATTTAATATTCTTTTCCCTCTGCTCGTCTTTCACGTACTTGTAAAAGCAGAGTTATCGACGAATTTCATTTATGAGATTCTCTTTTTGGATGCCGCTTGGATTCTTGTCTACCTGATAGGTAAGAGCATAGCAAAACCCATTAGTGGACGTTATGCCCGATTAGCACCTTTCCTACTGATGACATGTGAGGGAGGCAGCGTTGCCCTACCCCTTTATATCGCATTGGTAGGAGCAGAACACGCAGTGAATATCATCACTTTTGACGTTGCTGGTATCCTCATCAACTTTGGACTTGTGCCAGCACTCATCACGCGACAGACATCAAAGGATGTAGCTTTCTTGCCTATGGCGAAACGAATTATTACAGCACCATTCATCGTTGCCGTTATCGTGGGTATTCTCGTTAATATGTCGGGCTTGTACCAATGGCTGATGGAGAACGAACTTCACAGAATCTATGACGGTACGATGAACATGGCAATGACACCTATTGCGAGCATTATCCTCTTCACCCTCGGCTATGGTTTCCACCTACGGGCAGCACAGCTCAAGCCGCTTTTGGCATTGACAGTGGTGCGCCTTGTGCTGTGTGGGGCTATCGTAGGAGCCTTCTTCTTGCTGTTCCCAGAATTGATGGCAGTGAAGATATTCCTTGTTGGCGTACTACTTTACTTTGCTTGTCCAACGGGATTCCCCGTACCGCTACAGATAGAAAGCCTTTGCAAGGATGAGGACGACGAAAGCTTTATGTCGGCTTTCATCTCTATCTTCATCGTGGTGGCAATGGTAGTATATACATTGATAACATTATTATTGATATAA
- a CDS encoding FMN-dependent dehydrogenase, whose product MNDNVKSPWPGPAGMIPVTSGKADDANVFNRNYLDSIHVEMRVIDAVEPTLKTVIFGEEFDSPIMMPAFSHLNKVLKGGKKPMLEYARAAKKLNTVNWVGMEPNEEYVEIAAEGARTVRIIKPFADHNIILDEIQFAIKHGAIAVGVDIDHVPGTDGKYDVVDGIPLGPVTLSDLKEYVKAAGNIPFVAKGVLSVQDALKCKEAGCAAILVSHHHGRIPFGVAPVMVLPKIKAALEGSGIAIFVDCGIDTGYDAYKALALGADAVAVGRGILKPLLQQGAEGVEEKVQKMNEQLSELMMYTCVKDIRSFDASVLYI is encoded by the coding sequence ATGAACGATAACGTAAAAAGTCCGTGGCCAGGACCAGCGGGAATGATACCCGTAACAAGTGGCAAAGCAGATGATGCAAATGTATTTAACCGCAACTACTTGGATTCTATCCATGTGGAGATGCGTGTTATTGATGCCGTTGAGCCAACATTGAAGACGGTTATCTTCGGTGAAGAGTTCGATTCACCGATTATGATGCCAGCCTTTTCGCATCTGAATAAGGTGTTGAAAGGCGGCAAGAAACCAATGTTAGAGTATGCACGTGCTGCCAAGAAGCTGAATACAGTGAACTGGGTAGGTATGGAACCTAACGAGGAATATGTTGAAATCGCAGCCGAAGGAGCAAGAACAGTGAGAATCATTAAGCCGTTCGCTGACCATAATATTATTTTAGATGAGATTCAGTTTGCTATCAAACACGGTGCAATAGCTGTCGGCGTAGACATTGATCATGTCCCAGGAACAGACGGAAAATATGATGTTGTAGACGGTATTCCTCTCGGTCCTGTCACGCTTTCCGACCTCAAAGAATACGTGAAGGCTGCTGGTAACATACCATTCGTTGCTAAGGGCGTACTCTCTGTGCAGGATGCTTTGAAGTGTAAGGAGGCAGGCTGTGCTGCTATTTTAGTCTCTCATCACCACGGACGTATTCCTTTCGGTGTTGCTCCCGTGATGGTTCTGCCTAAGATTAAGGCAGCATTGGAGGGAAGTGGCATCGCAATCTTCGTTGACTGTGGTATTGATACAGGCTACGATGCTTATAAAGCACTTGCATTAGGGGCTGATGCGGTAGCTGTGGGCAGAGGAATCCTCAAGCCATTGCTGCAACAAGGAGCAGAAGGAGTTGAGGAGAAGGTACAAAAAATGAACGAACAACTTTCAGAACTGATGATGTACACCTGCGTGAAAGACATTCGTTCATTCGATGCGTCTGTGCTTTATATCTAA
- a CDS encoding clostripain-related cysteine peptidase, which produces MKKLFLLLQLVMLVVFVSCSSEDPDPIPQPGAEVENTIFVYMPWSGVSDTDSGLYSYFLTNIKDIKSAIVNQGGLGNKRLMIFISTKVNKGALINVQYKNGSCVDDTVAIYNNKLAGLKLNSAEWITTLLKRVKQEAPAKHYSMIVGCHGMGWIPAKPSTRINRSVASPFGLNKNAGKAGPPTRWLGGDAYQTNISEFDKGIEDSGIGKFQYILFDDCNMTGIEVAYELRNATHHIIGSPTEIMAYGMPYKLLWNELSKVNPDYHSICTNFINFYSNYKYENTPYPYGTISVIDCSQVEGMLNIMKEINASSSLSTVVESDIQSMDGYVPSIFYDMGDYVRKLAQNEPQLLTRFNQQLNLLVPEKGNTTSYYTAIRSRSGDVIPIQTYSGITISDPSTNSKVTSSLSRNRYYQATH; this is translated from the coding sequence ATGAAGAAACTTTTCCTTCTCTTACAACTGGTAATGCTTGTTGTCTTTGTCTCTTGTAGTAGTGAAGACCCAGACCCAATACCTCAACCGGGTGCCGAGGTAGAGAATACTATCTTTGTTTATATGCCTTGGTCAGGTGTTAGTGATACCGATTCTGGGCTTTATAGCTACTTCCTCACCAATATAAAAGACATTAAGAGTGCGATTGTTAACCAAGGTGGACTTGGCAACAAGAGACTTATGATATTTATCTCTACGAAGGTGAATAAGGGTGCTTTGATTAATGTTCAGTATAAGAATGGAAGCTGTGTAGATGATACCGTTGCTATCTACAACAATAAATTAGCAGGCTTAAAGCTGAATTCAGCAGAGTGGATAACAACCCTGTTGAAGCGAGTTAAACAAGAAGCACCAGCTAAGCATTACTCAATGATAGTCGGTTGTCATGGTATGGGATGGATACCTGCCAAGCCAAGTACACGCATTAATCGTTCTGTAGCCTCACCTTTCGGACTTAATAAAAATGCTGGTAAGGCTGGACCTCCAACGCGTTGGCTGGGTGGTGATGCTTATCAGACGAACATTTCTGAATTTGACAAGGGTATAGAAGACTCTGGTATTGGTAAGTTCCAGTACATCCTCTTTGACGACTGTAATATGACAGGTATCGAAGTAGCCTACGAACTTCGTAATGCAACGCACCATATCATTGGTAGTCCAACGGAGATTATGGCTTACGGTATGCCATATAAACTGCTGTGGAATGAACTCTCAAAGGTGAATCCAGATTATCACAGTATCTGTACTAACTTCATCAACTTCTATAGTAACTACAAGTATGAGAATACTCCTTATCCTTATGGTACTATTAGTGTTATCGACTGTTCGCAGGTTGAGGGCATGCTCAACATCATGAAGGAGATAAACGCATCAAGTTCTCTCTCAACCGTCGTGGAGAGTGACATTCAGAGTATGGATGGTTACGTCCCTTCAATATTCTATGATATGGGCGATTACGTGCGTAAACTTGCACAGAACGAACCACAACTGTTGACGAGATTTAATCAACAACTCAACCTCCTTGTTCCTGAGAAAGGCAATACAACATCATATTATACCGCTATTCGTAGTCGTAGTGGAGATGTAATACCTATCCAGACTTATTCTGGTATAACAATTTCTGACCCATCAACCAACTCGAAAGTGACAAGTTCTCTTAGTCGTAACCGTTATTATCAGGCTACGCATTAA
- the tyrS gene encoding tyrosine--tRNA ligase produces MKNFVEELRWRGMLAQMMPGTEEMLQKEMVSAYLGTDPTADSLHIGHLCGIMMLRHLQRCGHKPYLLVGGATGMIGDPSGKSQERNLLDTETLYHNQEAIKKQVSKFLDFDGNEPNKAEMVNNYDWMKDFTFLDFARLVGKHITVNYMMAKDSVKKRLSGESRDGLSFTEFTYQLLQGYDFLYLFEKFGVKLQLGGNDQWGNMTTGTELIRRTLGNETETYCLTCPLITKADGKKFGKTESGNIWLDRNRTTPYAFYQFWLNVSDDDAEKYIKIFTSLEKDVIDNLIEEHRQDPGRRTLQYRLAEEVTRMVHSQEDLDMAIAASNILFGKSTKENLLQLDEQTFTDVFKDVPHYEVSKDVLGQPAVDVFNQEGMQIFPSKSEMRKLVKGGGVALNKEKLAAFDQPITAEDLIDGKYLLVQKGKKNYSLIIVK; encoded by the coding sequence ATGAAGAACTTTGTAGAAGAACTCCGTTGGCGTGGTATGCTGGCTCAAATGATGCCAGGTACTGAGGAAATGCTTCAGAAAGAGATGGTTTCAGCTTACTTGGGTACTGACCCAACAGCTGACTCATTGCACATCGGACACCTTTGTGGTATCATGATGTTGCGTCATTTGCAGCGTTGTGGACACAAGCCTTACCTCCTCGTTGGTGGTGCTACAGGTATGATTGGCGACCCTTCTGGTAAGAGTCAGGAGCGCAACCTCCTTGATACAGAAACACTTTACCATAACCAAGAGGCTATCAAGAAGCAAGTAAGTAAGTTCCTTGACTTCGATGGTAACGAGCCAAACAAGGCTGAGATGGTTAATAACTATGACTGGATGAAGGACTTCACCTTCCTTGACTTCGCTCGATTGGTTGGTAAGCACATCACTGTTAACTATATGATGGCTAAGGATAGTGTGAAGAAGCGCTTGAGTGGCGAGAGTCGCGATGGACTTAGCTTTACTGAGTTCACCTATCAGCTTCTGCAGGGTTACGACTTCCTCTATCTTTTTGAGAAGTTTGGTGTTAAGTTGCAGTTGGGTGGTAATGACCAATGGGGTAATATGACTACTGGTACAGAGCTTATCCGTCGTACTTTAGGTAACGAAACTGAGACATATTGTCTTACTTGTCCATTGATAACAAAGGCGGATGGTAAGAAGTTTGGTAAGACCGAAAGCGGTAATATATGGCTCGATCGCAACCGTACAACACCATATGCTTTCTATCAGTTCTGGTTGAATGTTAGTGATGATGATGCCGAGAAGTATATAAAGATCTTTACTTCTTTGGAGAAGGATGTTATCGATAATCTTATTGAAGAGCATCGTCAAGACCCAGGGCGTCGTACACTTCAGTACCGTCTTGCAGAGGAAGTTACCCGTATGGTTCACTCTCAGGAAGACCTTGATATGGCGATAGCAGCCTCTAACATCCTCTTTGGTAAGAGTACAAAGGAGAACTTGTTGCAGTTAGACGAGCAGACCTTTACTGATGTCTTCAAGGATGTTCCACATTACGAGGTATCAAAGGACGTACTTGGTCAGCCTGCAGTTGATGTCTTCAATCAGGAAGGTATGCAGATATTCCCAAGTAAGAGTGAGATGCGTAAGCTCGTTAAGGGCGGTGGCGTTGCGCTCAACAAGGAAAAACTCGCAGCTTTTGACCAGCCTATAACAGCCGAGGACCTCATCGATGGTAAGTATCTCCTCGTACAGAAGGGTAAGAAGAACTACTCTTTGATTATTGTAAAGTAA
- the yidD gene encoding membrane protein insertion efficiency factor YidD, which produces MPCEQQSHNVFAKLWRLFTRVLSWLLILPILFYRQFISPFTPPSCRFTPTCSEYGRQAILKHGPFKGLALTIWRILRCNPWGGSGYDPVP; this is translated from the coding sequence ATGCCATGTGAGCAGCAGTCTCATAATGTTTTTGCTAAGCTATGGCGTCTTTTCACACGTGTTTTATCATGGCTGTTGATACTTCCGATACTCTTTTATCGCCAGTTCATATCTCCTTTTACGCCACCTTCTTGTCGCTTCACTCCTACTTGTTCGGAGTATGGTAGACAAGCTATCCTAAAGCATGGACCTTTTAAGGGTTTGGCTCTAACTATTTGGCGTATATTAAGATGCAATCCGTGGGGCGGTAGTGGTTATGACCCAGTGCCCTAA
- a CDS encoding ribonuclease P protein component, which translates to MEKHEERLRKGERLCSKKLIDTLFGTGGSHAMTAFPLKAVYRLIDCKSETSAPEETVMESNVQVLVSVPKKHFKRAVKRNRVKRQVREAYRKHKSFVTLRVNEQTDKQLLIAFIWLSNELMDSVTIEQRVCNLLQRIGERI; encoded by the coding sequence ATGGAAAAGCATGAAGAAAGACTAAGAAAAGGAGAACGTCTATGTAGCAAGAAGCTCATAGATACGCTCTTTGGAACTGGTGGAAGTCATGCGATGACAGCATTCCCTTTGAAGGCTGTTTACAGACTAATTGACTGTAAGTCGGAGACTTCAGCACCAGAAGAAACGGTCATGGAGTCGAATGTACAGGTGTTGGTCAGTGTTCCGAAGAAGCATTTCAAACGTGCCGTAAAGCGCAATAGGGTTAAACGGCAGGTGCGTGAGGCTTATCGTAAGCACAAGAGTTTTGTCACGCTCCGTGTGAACGAACAAACAGATAAGCAGTTGTTGATAGCTTTTATATGGCTTTCAAACGAATTGATGGATTCTGTTACAATTGAACAGCGGGTCTGTAACCTGCTTCAAAGAATAGGAGAACGGATATGA
- a CDS encoding uroporphyrinogen-III synthase, with translation MIKKILVSQPKPSSEKSPYYDIAEDLGVELVFRPFFKVEGLSAKEFRQQKINLLDYTAVVFTSRHAVDNYFKLAKEMRVTIPEDMKYFCVIETIALYIQKYVQYRKRKVFFGNTGKIDSLIPTMTKHKTEKYLVPQSSVHTEALSELLDANKLKHKECVMYRTVSNGLTEEEVKNFDYDMLVFFSPTGVKALKENIPNFEQGDIKIAAFGPATAKEVEAQGLRLDLQAPSKEYPSMTGALRAFLEKEKNK, from the coding sequence ATGATAAAAAAGATCTTGGTTTCACAGCCAAAGCCGTCAAGCGAAAAGTCGCCATATTACGACATAGCGGAAGACTTGGGAGTGGAACTGGTTTTCAGACCATTTTTTAAAGTGGAAGGACTCTCAGCGAAAGAGTTCCGTCAGCAGAAGATAAACCTGTTGGATTATACCGCTGTGGTATTTACTTCTCGTCATGCTGTAGACAATTATTTTAAGCTCGCTAAGGAAATGCGTGTCACTATCCCAGAGGATATGAAGTATTTCTGTGTGATTGAAACGATTGCTCTTTATATCCAGAAGTATGTTCAGTACCGCAAACGTAAGGTGTTCTTTGGTAATACTGGAAAGATAGATAGTCTTATCCCTACAATGACTAAGCATAAGACTGAGAAGTACCTTGTTCCGCAGAGTTCTGTACATACGGAGGCTCTGAGCGAGTTGTTAGATGCAAATAAGCTCAAGCACAAGGAATGTGTGATGTATCGTACGGTGAGCAATGGCTTAACAGAGGAAGAAGTTAAGAACTTTGATTATGATATGCTTGTCTTCTTTAGCCCAACAGGAGTTAAGGCTCTGAAAGAGAATATCCCTAACTTTGAGCAGGGAGACATCAAGATAGCTGCCTTTGGTCCTGCTACAGCGAAGGAAGTAGAGGCACAGGGTCTGAGACTTGACCTTCAAGCACCTTCTAAGGAGTATCCTTCTATGACTGGTGCGTTGCGTGCTTTCTTAGAGAAAGAGAAGAATAAATAA
- a CDS encoding DUF4271 domain-containing protein gives MPTTDSIVRPSLLLKSTLAAGKKANVDSEGKAGQKTDSSILLRPKKQKKFQLTDFKFAEEGYFKGNKFFKLERGNNHADGVSGVLAPYAVSNDNVIAAMLLGCFVMAMVAFSLSRNFIERQIKSFFRVSRSKELAIETNEEMRFQTILIAQTSLLGSILYYLFARDLGGGRLSNDTQLGAIGCFFGVFVAYFLFKYLVYGFVNWVFFDRKNNGQWRRTQVFLSSLEGVLLFPIVLLLVYFSLSLHAALIYTLIVMLCVKMLAFYKSYSIFFKRMGASLQIILYFCALELMPLIVLWGVLFITDNYLIINF, from the coding sequence ATGCCGACAACTGATTCCATTGTTCGCCCTTCTCTATTGCTAAAGTCAACATTGGCAGCGGGGAAGAAGGCGAATGTCGATTCTGAGGGTAAGGCGGGTCAGAAAACTGACTCGTCTATCTTGTTACGCCCTAAAAAACAGAAGAAGTTTCAGCTGACGGACTTCAAATTTGCAGAAGAAGGCTACTTTAAAGGGAATAAGTTTTTCAAGTTAGAACGAGGAAACAATCATGCTGATGGAGTTTCGGGCGTACTTGCTCCTTATGCTGTAAGCAATGATAATGTTATTGCAGCAATGCTCTTAGGTTGTTTTGTGATGGCGATGGTGGCGTTTTCTCTATCGAGAAATTTCATAGAACGACAGATAAAGAGTTTCTTTCGTGTAAGTCGTAGTAAGGAGTTGGCTATTGAAACGAATGAAGAGATGCGCTTTCAGACTATCTTGATAGCACAAACCTCTTTGTTAGGAAGTATTCTCTATTATTTATTTGCGCGAGATTTAGGGGGCGGTAGGCTTTCGAATGATACACAACTTGGAGCGATAGGATGCTTTTTTGGTGTGTTTGTCGCTTATTTCCTATTCAAGTATCTGGTCTATGGATTCGTAAACTGGGTATTCTTTGATAGGAAAAATAATGGACAATGGAGGCGAACACAGGTATTCCTTTCCTCTTTGGAAGGAGTCTTATTATTCCCGATAGTACTCTTGCTGGTTTACTTCTCTTTGTCACTCCATGCAGCATTGATTTATACACTAATTGTTATGTTATGCGTCAAAATGCTTGCTTTTTATAAGAGTTACAGTATCTTTTTTAAGAGAATGGGTGCCAGTCTGCAAATAATTTTGTACTTTTGTGCGCTCGAATTGATGCCGTTGATAGTATTGTGGGGCGTTTTGTTCATTACAGATAACTATTTGATAATAAACTTTTAG
- the metK gene encoding methionine adenosyltransferase, with amino-acid sequence MAYLFSSESVSEGHPDKVADQISDALLDQFLAYDEDARCAIETFNTTGQVVIMGEVRSKEYVDLQTIARRTINKIGYTKAEYQFDGNSCGVLSAIHEQSDDINRGVDNGDAENQGAGDQGMMFGYACNETDNYMPVTLDLAHLLMTTLADIRKEGKQMTYLRPDSKGQVTVEYSDDNIPQRIDTIVVSTQHDDFIKPADDSREAQLKADKEMVEQIHKDVLEILMPRVKAQITSEKVLALFNDNIKYLVNPTGKFVIGGPHGDTGLTGRKIIVDTYGGKGGHGGGAFSGKDSSKVDRSAAYATRYIAKNMVAAGVSDEILVQLAYAIGVAEPVSVYVNTYGRSHVKATDGEIAEMVKKLFDLRPKAIEKTLKLRQPMYLETAAYGHMGRQNEVVQKTFESRYHDTKTVDIELFTWEKLDRVEDIKKTFGL; translated from the coding sequence ATGGCATATTTGTTTTCATCGGAATCAGTATCTGAGGGACACCCAGATAAGGTTGCCGATCAGATAAGCGACGCATTGCTCGACCAGTTCTTGGCATATGATGAGGATGCACGTTGCGCTATAGAAACCTTTAATACTACAGGTCAGGTAGTGATTATGGGTGAGGTAAGGTCTAAGGAATATGTTGACCTTCAGACAATTGCTCGTAGGACAATTAACAAAATCGGTTATACAAAGGCTGAGTATCAGTTTGATGGCAATAGCTGCGGTGTTCTTTCTGCTATTCATGAGCAGAGTGATGATATCAACCGTGGCGTTGACAATGGTGATGCCGAGAATCAGGGAGCTGGTGATCAGGGTATGATGTTTGGTTATGCATGTAACGAGACAGACAATTATATGCCTGTGACACTCGACTTGGCACACCTCCTTATGACCACGTTGGCTGACATCCGCAAGGAAGGTAAGCAGATGACTTATCTCCGTCCAGACTCAAAGGGTCAGGTGACAGTGGAGTATAGCGATGACAATATCCCACAGCGAATTGACACTATCGTTGTTTCAACACAGCACGACGACTTTATCAAGCCTGCTGACGACTCACGTGAGGCACAGTTGAAGGCTGATAAAGAGATGGTAGAGCAGATACATAAGGATGTACTTGAAATCCTTATGCCACGTGTAAAGGCACAGATAACATCGGAGAAAGTACTTGCCTTGTTCAACGACAATATCAAGTATCTTGTCAATCCAACGGGTAAGTTTGTGATTGGTGGTCCTCATGGTGATACTGGTTTGACTGGTCGTAAGATTATTGTTGATACTTACGGTGGTAAAGGCGGTCATGGTGGTGGTGCCTTCTCTGGTAAGGATTCAAGTAAGGTAGACCGTTCTGCAGCCTATGCTACACGCTATATTGCAAAGAATATGGTGGCAGCTGGTGTGAGTGATGAGATTCTCGTACAGTTGGCTTATGCTATTGGTGTTGCTGAGCCTGTTAGTGTTTATGTGAATACCTACGGTCGTTCACATGTGAAGGCTACTGATGGTGAGATAGCAGAGATGGTGAAGAAACTGTTTGACCTTCGTCCAAAGGCTATTGAGAAGACGTTGAAGCTTCGTCAGCCAATGTATTTGGAGACTGCTGCTTATGGTCACATGGGACGCCAGAATGAGGTTGTTCAGAAGACCTTTGAGAGCCGTTATCATGATACTAAGACGGTTGATATTGAACTTTTCACTTGGGAAAAGCTCGATCGTGTAGAGGATATTAAAAAGACATTCGGACTCTAA